CCAAGTTTGTCATCAACAATCTGCTTAAACATGGTCTCTGGCTTATAGGCTGTATAAAAAAAAGTTGTATATTTCCAGCTGAAAAAACCAACATTCATCGCACTACCCATGTTGGAAGTGTCAACTTCGAGCCGATGAGTGAAGAAATCATGGTGTCTGGCTCAGAATTAATAGAAGTTATCCATAATTAgagttaaaaattatttctttattcatgtcttttattactataatttttattatcttATATAACAACCCAATCGGTGCAAAGAGTAAAAGCAAAAAACGAGTAAGTCTTTTGTgaaacagtctcacgaatctttatccatGAGACAggttaaccctaccgatattcacaataaaaagtaatactcttagcataaaaagtaatactttttcatgaatgacccaaataagagacccgtctcacaaaatacgactcgtgagaccgtatcacacaagtttttgtcaaaacgaAAAATGGTCACACCATTATcaaggaaaaaaataaatttcaagtgcACTGATTACCCCAAATATATAACAATTAACACATGTATATACATGCATACTATAAAATTGATTGCATTAGCCAATATTTAATTGGTAGTTTAAGAAACAAAACAACATAGCAaaataaactatttttaaaaataaaataaaaaattgtgccGATTATTTCTCGTAACATCAACTATTGAACAACGGCCGTGAGATAACCAAGCTTTCATCACCACAAACTGAACACAAATATTACTTCCTGTGCATGCAATATAAGACGTTGACCATAAATCTCGGCCAGCAACTTCACCACAACCAACAATCCTGCATGGAACAACGTGCACCGCCCATTTCCCCGCCAACTTCCGCCTTATAAATCCCCCTCCGCCCCCGTTCTTGTTTCCCCATTCTTTAGTATCGCAGTGTTTCTCGAAATATAAATTGAGAAGTACTGCAAGAGCCTACAAGAATCAAGAAACTTAAAAGAGGGCAATTATTTTCGAAGAAAAGAGAATAAAAATGGCACGTCAAATGGTTGCTCTCGCACTCGTCTTGGTCGCCGCCTTCGCGGTGGCGGTTTCCGGCCAATCACCACATGCCGCTCCTTCAGCATCACCATCTGTTGCTCCATCGAAGCCAACAGCCGCCAGCGCCACCCCGAAATCTGCCCCTGTGCCAGCCGCCTCCCCAGAATCCTTCCCTGCTGACTCCCCCGAGGAGGAGCCCTCATCTCCACCTGTCCCCGACAGCGAGGCCAGCTCCCCAGTCGCCGAAGCTGCTGCTCCCACTCCCGCTGCCGCAGCACCTAGCCCCAGCGAACCCGCAGCTGATAAACCTAAGAGCGGCGCCGCCACCTTGAAGGTCTCCGCTGCTGTTGGAACCGCCGCTGCCGCTggattcttcttcttctaaatTTCTTTTAAGTGTTAATTTGTTCATCTTATATTCAATCGAGTTCGTTTTTTCTATGAGCTCAATCGTGAGTAATAAATAAATGTTAATGCATAAAGAAGTAGCGAATTTAGTGTTGTTGCATTTC
The sequence above is a segment of the Primulina tabacum isolate GXHZ01 chromosome 6, ASM2559414v2, whole genome shotgun sequence genome. Coding sequences within it:
- the LOC142548300 gene encoding uncharacterized protein LOC142548300 is translated as MARQMVALALVLVAAFAVAVSGQSPHAAPSASPSVAPSKPTAASATPKSAPVPAASPESFPADSPEEEPSSPPVPDSEASSPVAEAAAPTPAAAAPSPSEPAADKPKSGAATLKVSAAVGTAAAAGFFFF